AGATCCTCTTCATCGCGGCGCTGTGTTGGAGCACTTGGAAAGTGAGGAATAGGTGTGTCTTTGAGAAGCTAATAAGTCTAGCGCCGGAGCGCGTGTCATGcacgtgataaaattaaaatattaattttaagttgttttgttaaaattaatatgaattataataatttgattaataaaaaaataaaatatcatacATTATTCGATTTTTCTTAATCTGGTGTTAAGTGTATCAACTTTAATGTAGTTATTAATCGTTTTTATTAATCTACTCTAATGGCAAGCACGTGACGGCGCGACGGGTGGGCGGCGATGGCGAGCACGTGACGCACGACAGATTTGTTCTTTATGTCGTTGAGTGGCCGCTAGGTTTGTTCACTTAGTTGGATTTATGGCTGTTTGTGGGCTTGGTTGTAACAGGTAGCAGTTAGACCCAAATTATGATGAGTTTCATGATCCGGGTTAGCGGAAGAGGGGAATTCCTAGGTAGATTTATAAAAATATGTGAGGTAGTTAAATGGGTGAGTTAAGGAGTTCTTTGCTGTGATTGTGTTTGGAGTTGGGTTAAATGTGTTGTGTCTGTATTTGTGTTTGTAATAtctatttagtttaatttttatttttatcatatgttgtagttaattttaaaatatttatctaaTACACCATGTGTTAATACTAagagtattttttaaaaagatatatacgtaaaaatagatataatatgatTATAGATATAACGTaaacaaatatattaaataaaaggtTAAATCAATATGCTTACCAATGCATTTGTTAAGTTTCTTAAATTGGAGAATAAGTATGTATTTGATTGCTTGGTGATCACGTAGATAATTGAGTAATTGGGTTGCAAATTATGAAGATCAACCACAATGTAATGACCATTTCTCTCTGTTTTTGATCATGATATAAGTTCTCTTTTTCCGGTCAAGAATCCAATAatatctaattgaaaaaaaaactgaattaaaagtattaaattaaggacaaataaatgaataatataataaattactaatttattttatactaaacgataaaactaacaatatattaataaaatgatATACCTTTAAAAAGATCACAATAAAATTTTAAGCATTTGCATAAATTAAATGTTAAAATTTATGTTATCGataaaatgatgctattatataattttttgaaaaaattaaaataaaaaaataattttgtgtaggTTAATATAACTTAACTACATACTAAATAAGTTAGACTAttcatttatttgttttaatATATAAGCATGAGTAAGAAAATTGAAATGATTGTTAGAAATTTTACGATCATTAGCTGTATTTATTATACGTGATTCCTTtttaaaagttattctacacaCTTGTGCAATTGAAAGATAAATTCTGCTTGattttttaatcacaaaatttgagaagacatatATCCTTTCTTCGATCAGATCATTCTCAAATATTTTTGCCAAATAGTTCTTGATTGAACAAAGAATTTTATCACACTGTAAAATAAATTAAGTATAAAAGCTATTAGCACTTATAaagctattaaaaatatttataaactggatccagcatcacttgaaagaatTATGAAAAATAATCAACTAGCCTTATCATCCATTAGAACCATTTCTATGTAAGCCGTCTTGCTCTTGTCAAATTTGGATGGAACTTTCCATAATCTTATAATTCTTACCTTTATTTTCCAAACTTTTTCATCACATAATTTATCATAGGTAATACTATTGATAAAATCATAACTAGCAGCCATtaggtatgaaaaataaaaaacagaagaaaaactATGTCTGAATTATGAATCCTctaaatgataaataattgtaaaacatCAGTATTACTAACTTGTTTTGTTTAGTTATAGTGAgagcaaataaaaataacttaaaaatcgaaaaaagaaagaaacttcatattcaaaaatttaaaaataacatattaaaaaaaaatagccgtaatatataaattgagacaacaatttaaatttaaattaatttaaaactaatttaatcaaatactaatattagaactaaattatttaaataatatttaatctattctagtccttagacatgtatagattagagtcattctcgtaacgacaaTCAACTAAAATAACATCATAAGTTCAAACATTTAGAATTTATACAAATTTAGACCATCTCCTTATTAAATAAGCTTCATTATTCGCTATCACAATGCAGCAAGGTATAAAATTTTCACACCGAGAAATTAAAATGACCTTTATTTTCCTTAATGACATTGCATTGATGCAAAAAAAGGCCgataatttctgaaaaaaaaagctgttataaaattattttaattacaaaaagtttaaaataagaaaatttgaatATATTTACCAATTATTGAAATTGCATCTCCGAGTTTGACACGAATTTATCAAAACCGAacttaaattgaggaaattcaatctcattatgtgCTATACTTTGAAAATTTTCGGGCAGATGTAGAAAGCATAGAGGGGATGGAACCTGAACTTGGTCTACAAAACTCCGTGAAAACAATTCCTCAATAAAAAATCGAGCTCCTCCTAAGAAAACTAACTTTACCCACATTCCATTAAGTTGGTCATAATATGTGAGTAGATCCAACCATCTTTTGGTAAAATAGAGTTTACTGCCATTCGTTAGACGCTTACATCTATGTAATTAGAATCCGAATCAGTGAATACAACTTGAGATAATATTTGATGGATGTAGTGCATTATAAACGATTGCGGCAAAAGACAATCGCACTGGAACATTAGATGAAAAGAATAAGTTCAAGTAAGAACAATCATTAAATTATCAAatgaataatataatagaatgaatatataaaaatactataaaaaattataaattgtaccttaaagGATCAACTTGGATGAAAAATGAAGAATATATTCTTATTCTATGAAATAGTcaaagaagaataataaattaaaaaaaatgagttgACTCTCAGATCTAGGCTCACGAACCACAAAAAAAACTATATATAGcctttattaaaacaaaaataattatataaattagttattattaaattaattttttattatttacgttATACATCATATATTTACCGTGATTGAATAAGACATTATCATATCATATACATTTTTATTATGATTAAAATCatagatttttgttttaattttttaaggtaGATATCGATATTAACTTGTCGGAaattatgattaatttaaaattatattagaatgattgaaaattaaaattattgacaattaacataattatgtattaaatattgatttgatgtataattaaaaaaatttattgacaATTAACATAATTATGTAGAGAATAAAATATAGCaactaaaattaaatttgttaacTAATTGAAGTTAGGTAGGCAATGTTTggcattattttttaaaattaatttttatttttaaaatcaatttattaattttataatcgattaatggttaattttattatttaaaattagtttaatttattaacctaaacaaaatTTTTTGTTAACCAAAATTAAATTTAGTTTTTTAGTTAACTTTAACTATATGCAATCAAATGTATTTTATTAATAGAGATTGTCTTATCTTAATTTAGAATGGACAATAATCGAATTAAATATTTACCCAAAATACTCGTATAAATGACCAACTTAAGGCTAGcccactcaaaaaaaaaaaaacaaaaggggTTGAAAATCACGTTAAGAAAACAAGGAGTTTACAATTTTCAAATGGCAAGTACTAAAGCGTTTAGAATAAAATAGGAAGCATATGTTTTTAGAAAATGACTTTAAATAAATGCCATTAGATTAAATACatgtataaataaataaatggagGCAAAATAATGTATGAAACACAAAACGTGTAGACCGAAGAAGTCCCCTCACACGGAAATTTGGAGAAGAGAGTGACTCATTCTCTCTGACCCCAACTTTTAAAAAataggaaaaaggaaaaaaaaaaaaactattttgtttttttattaaacATAACTATTATGGAAAGTAGCTATCAGTGGCCAAATTAACACTCATTGGAATGTTTTGTCTATTCCtctgttctctctctctctctactaaACACCCATGGGTCATTGTTTCTTCATCTGATCCAACATAAGCAGAACAAGagtgattaattaaaaaaaaagaagaagaagatgaagttgTTGGGTAAGAACCACACGAGCAGCGACAAGAAGAAGAACTACGCAGTGAAACTGAATCAATTGAAGCTTGACACAGGACTGTTTGGAGCAAGAGGAAGGGTTCTAACCGCCGCAAATGACAAGGTTGCCATTCAGATTGTTTCAGAGACATCAACGTCGTCTTCTACGAAGAAGAAACCAaaccctcctcctccttcttcttctaaaCAACCTCTCTCATCACTTCTCATGATTCCGTTTCATCGGAATCCAAAATCACGATGCACTCACACCACTCCCGCTACAAGATTCCTCAGCTCCACCACAGCAACTTCTTTCACGTGGGACGCACGTGACCTCTCCAATTTCCATCTTCTCCTCAGCTCTTCACATGCCTTAGACATCGCATTTGATTTTCATGTCTTATATGTAACAACTCCAATCCTAGTCACGATTAGTATATCTATGTCGTACAATTGGTCtgaaatttaatataatttaagaTGTGTGTGTTAATTATATAATTATCTTAATTGATATTTAATTATGAAATGCAGGGAGAGGGTGTAGTGGGAGAATCCGACGGCGAAATGACGGTGGTCGGAAAAGCTTCGACGATCGTTGCCGTGGAGGAGGAGATGATGAAGAAGACGGAGTCCAATTCTTCTTCTCATTGGAATCTTCAAAGAAAGCTTCCAATCAAATTGAGGGTCAATGGCTTATCCATCGAAGCCTCCCTTTCGGTACGTTCCATGTTCATTTTCCTCAATTTTTACTTTCTAGTTCTATGAATNttaaaaatataataataagttttttaattttttaatatattgaaaatatatatataaaaagttaatatttaattttttatcaaatatttttcttttgtaataCTATTAAAATATGTTGTTAGGACACATACTAATAAGAtacattatataaaattatatttataccTTAAGTGCATTTATTGGGCAATCCAATTAAATAAGCACACTCACAAAAATGAAAGCCAAgcaaatttgtttcaattttttgagaaagataatcttaatttttttttaaaacattctctaactaaaaataaaatgaatttaaAAGATTAATGTTTTTAAAGTTGAcacaaaaaatcaatttttataaataaagattGTCTTGAAAATCAAGTAATAATTTTGTCCCTCTTTACACAACGTTACAACTTACAACCTCAAGTCCTCCAAGAAAATAAATTAGTACAACCTCGTAAAAACAAATGAGTTTATGCCCTATGTTGtggttaatttttttgtatattgaaAAAATTTTGGTGTAATACTCAATCATTGaattttatggtattttttaaaattgtggaaaTAGTACAATATGCTCCTTTGTattgtatattttaaattaaaatatacaatacAATGGAGCATATTATCAATAAAAGGGACATATTATACTGTtcacacaattttaaaaaacatcATAAAATCCAATAATTGAGTATTACACCAATGGTATAGcaaaatgtaaaaaaataaaCGCTATGTTGTTGCATCAAGTCATTAATTGCATAGAGTTCATCCCTATTACATCATTTCTCTCCAAAGTCCAAATATTCTTCCAAATAAAGTTTATTTGACCCTGATTCTAGAAAAACTTGTATTATTATTTAGCAAATATGTATTCTAAGATACATATTAATAACGATTctaaaattttgtatttatattatctttaactagTTTTATTAgaattcctttttatttttcaaaaatattatatatgtataaaaaatattaaggaCAAAATTTATTACTATATATTTGCATATATAAATGTGTTGTTCCACATTTTTTAATGTACATTTTATATTTCAATACATACAAATAACTAATTTATGaactaattttttttacacatattataattatttatatttggtAATCCATGCATGTTTGGtaaattatatcttttccttGCAATAAACGCGCGTGTCAACAAAGGAAGGTGCAAATCTATTGGCATGAACTTAAATTTCACGACGACGATGAGCAATAATTATGACTTTTGATCCCATCAAAAACGTAGTaagcaaaataattttttaatattgattCTCAATTTAGTATTATTTCTTGCCGTTTCACTGTGGACAATAAAATTTTAACTTTCACATATATATTGACGGTGATTGATGAATTGAGGGAGTAAAAAGACAAGTTGATGTTTATATGTATGTtttgatccaataaaatttgagaaaataaaaacTTCGTTAAGAAATTTATTAAACTTTAATGACTTTTAAGAGCCATGTATATTTAGTAATCTTTCGTTAAGAAGTTATTTCGTTGACTTAGGTATATTTTATACTAACTAATTTAGATTAGTATTTGTCCGTTTAAAATTTAAGTAAGTGTTGGGATTTGAATCTAACCTTGTATATAAGATTGTGTTCGTTTATATATACGAGACTATATTGgtacacttaaaattttttctaatattttatacTAGTTAATGAATGACTTTTGGTAGGTCTCAATGAAGTTAATGAAGATGAAGAATTCTGAGGATGACTCGGCAAGACCAATTAAAAACTCGGTTGAGCCAAAGAGACACGCCATCATAGAAAGAGTGAAGTATCTAACAAGCTTGACCAACAGGGGCAAAAACGGAAAACTACATCACACAGGGATTGGAACGGAACAAACGAGTCCATACGAGTCAGATGGATCTCCCGTGTTTGACTCAGATGACTCGTCCGAGTCCACATCAAGCAGTGGGAGTAGTGGTAGTAATAATAGTAGTATTATAATTGAAAATGATCAAAACTCGGGGTCCAGACTCGGTAAAAGTAGTAATAAAAATGGGTGTTGCGAGAGTGAGAGGTTTATGGGGTCATCGGCGCCAAGGACGCGTTTGGATGGAACAGCGAATAGGAGCCGGTTGCAGTTGTCACGGACTAGAAGCTTCACTGAATTTGGATCCAATACAATCACAACtaaacaattttataatttttaatttatgaaaagtTATAGTATtaatatttgatataatttttaaaattaaattataatttttaagaaACTATTTAAgtgtttataaaaaaattaaaaaatgacttcgctgataataaaattttttttaaaattaaattctaaaatgaTTCCTGAGATTTACAAAATTTGATCTCTGACTTACTAATTGTATTATTTGCGTCCCTAAAATTGTAAAAAATGCATCTATTTGGTCCTTCACCTCATTTTTAGCCATTTAACCATATTGCCGGCAATGACATGGAAAATGAATACCACACTGGAGCTTGCCTCTGCCGCTCTTGGGCCCTGATCCCGCTGGAGCTTGTCTCTGCCTTCAGCATCTTCCCGGAGCCCTTCTAGACTCTTCTCGACGTCAACTGTGTTTCGCAGGACACCATCTCACCATTTTCGCAATTCGCGGCGGCGCCTCCCAAGCCTTCTTTTCCAGCAATTTCCAACTCGACAACGGCACCATCATGCTTGAACTCGACGCCACAACGTTTGCCGAACAGGAATTATAGCCCGATCAAGATGGTTCCGGCTTGATTCCAGAAGGAGATCACGAGTATAATCATAGCTAAAAAGCTCGCCCTTCTGTTGGATCAGCTGCATTGGAGGAAGAGAGAGCCCACATAATATTATTATTGTAGACAAATGTGTTAGGACAGTGCGTGTAGGTATTGGAAAATACAGAGTAGGTATAAGAGGAAAAATCAAGCGACGTAGAGGCATATATGAATCGCGAGAAGAGTATGTCATCTTCAACAAGACCTGTGATAAGCATGAAGGCCTGCATTTGGCGAAGATGGCTCTTATTTGAGCAACGGCGGAGGTAAGCTCTGATGGGATTAGGGCCCAAGAGCGGCAGAGGCAAGCAAGCTCCAACATGGTACTCATTTGCTGCGTCATTGCCGGCGGAAATGAGGCGAGAGACCAACTAAATGCATTTTTTACAATCTCGGGAAGTAAATGGTGCAATTGATAAGTCAAAGACTAAATTAGTACAATTCGAGaatctcagggaccactttgataacttatttataagctatttttaatataagtatttattatttaaattatttttttaaaatgagcTTAATTAAACTGTCTACCAAACTAAGTCTAAGTATATGTTTGGTTTAGCATTCATGAACGCACGTTAAAAAGTCTTGGACGCTAGACTAAACttatttggatgattttttttaaCATGATTTTTACCCTCAAATGTACCTTGAAGTAAAATTTTGTAGTTTTTGCTTTCAATTCTTACTATTGagaattgattttaaaatttattctCTCAATTATCCTTCTTCACCTTCTTCCTTTTATACAGTCATCTTCATTTTATTTCTTaactatctttttttatttttctcatttgttCTATATACAagattatcttatttttatttttaaattNNNNNNNNNNNNNNNNNNNNNNNNNNNNNNNNNNNNNNNNNNNNNNNNNNNNNNNNNNNNNNNNNNNNNNNNNNNNNNNNNNNNNNNNNNNNNNNNNNNNNNNNNNNNNNNNNNNNNNNNNNNNNNNNNNNNNNNNNNNNNNNNNNNNNNNNNNNNNNNNNNNNNNNNNNNNNNNNNNNNNNNNNNNNNNNNNNNNNNNNNNNNNNNNNNNNNNNNNNNNNNNNNNNNNNNNNNNNNNNNNNNNNNNNNNNNNNNNNNNNNNNNNNNNNNNNNNNNNNNNNNNNNNNNNNNNNNNNNNNNNNNNNNNNNNNNNNNNNNNNNNNNNNNNNNNNNNNNNNNNNNNNNNNNNNNNNNNNNNNNNNNNNNNNNNNNNNNNNNNNNNNNNNNNNNNNNNNNNNNNNNNNNNNNNNNNNNNNNNNNNNNNNNNNNNNNNNNNNNNNNNNNNNNNNNNNNNNNNNNNNNNNNNNNNNNNNNNNNNNNNNNNNNNNNNNNNNNNNNNNNNNNNNNNNNNNNNNNNNNNNNNNNNNNNNNNNNNNNNNNNNNNNNNNNNNNNNNNNNNNNNNNNNNNNNNNNNNNNNNNNNNNNNNNNNNNNNNNNNNNNNNNNNNNNNNNNNNNNNNNNNNNNNNNNNNNNNNNNNNNNNNNNNNNNNNNNNNNNNNNNNNNNNNNNNNNNNNNNNNNNNNNNNNNNNNNNNNNNNNNNNNNNNNNNNNNNNNNNNNNNNNNNNNNNNNNNNNNNNNNNNNNNNNNNNNNNNNNNNNNNNNNNNNNNNNNNNNNNNNNNNNNNNNNNNNNNNNNNNNNNNNNNNNNNNNNNNNNNNNNNNNNNNNNNNNNNNNNNNNNNNNNNNNNNNNNNNNNNNNNNNNNNNNNNNNNNNNNNNNNNNNNNNNNNNNNNNNNNNNNNNNNNNNNNNNNNNNNNNNNNNNNNNNNNNNNNNNNNNNNNNNNNNNNNNNNNNNNNNNNNNNNNNNNNNNNNNNNNNNNNNNNNNNNNNNNNNNNNNNNNNNNNNNNNNNNNNNNNNNNNNNNNNNNNNNNNNNNNNNNNNNNNNNNNNNNNNNNNNNNNNNNNNNNNNNNNNNNNNNNNNNNNNNNNNNNNNNNNNNNNNNNNNNNNNNNNNNNNNNNNNNNNNNNNNNNNNNNNNNNNNNNNNNNNNNNNNNNNNNNNNNNNNNNNNNNNNNNNNNNNNNNNNNNNNNNNNNNNNNNNNNNNNNNNNNNNNNNNNNNNNNNNNNNNNNNNNNNNNNNNNNNNNNNNNNNNNNNNNNNNNNNNNNNNNNNNNNNNNNNNNNNNNNNNNNNNNNNNNNNNNNNNNNNNNNNNNNNNNNNNNNNNNNNNNNNNNNNNNNNNNNNNNNNNNNNNNNNNNNNNNNNNNNNNNNNNNNNNNNNNNNNNNNNNNNNNNNNNNNNNNNNNNNNNNNNNNNNNNNNNNNNNNNNNNNNNNNNNNNNNNNNNNNNNNNNNNNNNNNNNNNNNNNNNNNNNNNNNNNNNNNNNNNNNNNNNNNNNNNNNNNNNNNNNNNNNNNNNNNNNNNNNNNNNNNNNNNNNNNNNNNNNNNNNNNNNNNNNNNNNNNNNNNNNNNNNNNNNNNNNNNNNNNNNNNNNNNNNNNNNNNNNNNNNNNNNNNNNNNNNNNNNNNNNNNNNNNNNNNNNNNNNNNNNNNNNNNNNNNNNNNNNNNNNNNNNNNNNNNNNNNNNNNNNNNNNNNNNNNNNNNNNNNNNNNNNNNNNNNNNNNNNNNNNNNNNNNNNNNNNNNNNNNNNNNNNNNNNNNNNNNNNNNNNNNNNNNNNNNNNNNNNNNNNNNNNNNNNNNNNNNNNNNNNNNNNNNNNNNNNNNNNNNNNNNNNNNNNNNNNNNNNNNNNNNNNNNNNNNNNNNNNNNNNNNNNNNNNNNNNNNNNNNNNNNNNNNNNNNNNNNNNNNNNNNNNNNNNNNNNNNNNNNNNNNNNNNNNNNNNNNNNNNNNNNNNNNNNNNNNNNNNNNNNNNNNNNNNNNNNNNNNNNNNNNNNNNNNNNNNNNNNNNNNNNNNNNNNNNNNNNNNNNNNNNNNNNNNNNNNNNNNNNNNNNNNNNNNNNNNNNNNNNNNNNNNNNNNNNNNNNNNNNNNNNNNNNNNNNNNNNNNNNNNNNNNNNNNNNNNNNNNNNNNNNNNNNNNNNNNNNNNNNNNNNNNNNNNNNNNNNNNNNNNNNNNNNNNNNNNNNNNNNNNNNNNNNNNNNNNNNNNNNNNNNNNNNNNNNNNNNNNNNNNNNNNNNNNNNNNNNNNNNNNNNNNNNNNNNNNNNNNNNNNNNNNNNNNNNNNNNNNNNNNNNNNNNNNNNNNNNNNNNNNNNNNNNNNNNNNNNNNNNNNNNNNNNNNNNNNNNNNNNNNNNNNNNNNNNNNNNNNNNNNNNNNNNNNNNNNNNNNNNNNNNNNNNNNNNNNNNNNNNNNNNNNNNNNNNNNNNNNNNNNNNNNNNNNNNNNNNNNNNNNNNNNNNNNNNNNNNNNNNNNNNNNNNNNNNNNNNNNNNNNNNNNNNNNNNNNNNNNNNNNNNNNNNNNNNNNNNNNNNNNNNNNNNNNNNNNNNNNNNNNNNNNNNNNNNNNNNNNNNNNNNNNNNNNNNNNNNNNNNNNNNNNNNNNNNNNNNNNNNNNNNNNNNNNNNNNNNNNNNNNNNNNNNNNNNNNNNNNNNNNNNNNNNNNNNNNNNNNNNNNNNNNNNNNNNNNNNNNNNNNNNNNNNNNNNNNNNNNNNNNNNNNNNNNNNNNNNNNNNNNNNNNNNNNNNNNNNNNNNNNNNNNNNNNNNNNNNNNNNNNNNNNNNNNNNNNNNNNNNNNNNNNNNNNNNNNNNNNNNNNNNNNNNNNNNNNNNNNNNNNNNNNNNNNNNNNNNNNNNNNNNNNNNNNNNNNNNNNNNNNNNNNNNNNNNNNNNNNNNNNNNNNNNNNNNNNNNNNNNNNNNNNNNNNNNNNNNNNNNNNNNNNNNNNNNNNNNNNNNNNNNNNNNNNNNNNNNNNNNNNNNNNNNNNNNNNNNNNNNNNNNNNNNNNNNNNNNNNNNNNNNNNNNNNNNNNNNNNNNNNNNNNNNNNNNNNNNNNNNNNNNNNNNNNNNNNNNNNNNNNNNNNNNNNNNNNNNNNNNNNNNNNNNNNNNNNNNNNNNNNNNNNNNNNNNNNNNNNNNNNNNNNNNNNNNNNNNNNNNNNNNNNNNNNNNNNNNNNNNNNNNNNNNNNNNNNNNNNNNNNNNNNNNNNNNNNNNNNNNNNNNNNNNNNNNNNNNNNNNNNNNNNNNNNNNNNNNNNNNNNNNNNNNNNNNNNNNNNNNNNNNNNNNNNNNNNNNNNNNNNNNNNNNNNNNNNNNNNNNNNNNNNNNNNNNNNNNNNNNNNNNNNNNNNNNNNNNNNNNNNNNNNNNNNNNNNNNNNNNNNNNNNNNNNNNNNNNNNNNNNNNNNNNNNNNNNNNNNNNNNNNNNNNNNNNNNNNNNNNNNNNNNNNNNNNNNNNNNNNNNNNNNNNNNNNNNNNNNNNNNNNNNNNNNNNNNNNNNNNNNNNNNNNNNNNNNNNNNNNNNNNNNNNNNNNNNNNNNNNNNNNNNNNNNNNNNNNNNNNNNNNNNNNNNNNNNNNNNNNNNNNNNNNNNNNNNNNNNNNNNNNNNNNNNNNNNNNNNNNNNNNNNNNNNNNNNNNNNNNNNNNNNNNNNNNNNNNNNNNNNNNNNNNNNNNNNNNNNNNNNNNNNNNNNNNNNNNNNNNNNNNNNNNNNNNNNNNNNNNNNNNNNNNNNNNNNNNNNNNNNNNNNNNNNNNNNNNNNNNNNNNNNNNNNNNNNNNNNNNNNNNNNNNNNNNNNNNNNNNNNNNNNNNNNNNNNNNNNNNNNNNNNNNNNNNNNNNNNNNNNNNNGTAGTTTACGTAGTTTACTTTTGTCCTCCTTATTCTTTTTAGAGCGGTCCCCTTCATAGGCTTCATTCCCTGTTACAGAATGCAATTACATTGAGCAACGAATGTTACTTTTCTAGAGGAG
The DNA window shown above is from Arachis ipaensis cultivar K30076 chromosome B08, Araip1.1, whole genome shotgun sequence and carries:
- the LOC107611696 gene encoding uncharacterized protein LOC107611696, encoding MKLLGKNHTSSDKKKNYAVKLNQLKLDTGLFGARGRVLTAANDKVAIQIVSETSTSSSTKKKPNPPPPSSSKQPLSSLLMIPFHRNPKSRCTHTTPATRFLSSTTATSFTWDARDLSNFHLLLSSSHALDIAFDFHVLYGEGVVGESDGEMTVVGKASTIVAVEEEMMKKTESNSSSHWNLQRKLPIKLRVNGLSIEASLSVSMKLMKMKNSEDDSARPIKNSVEPKRHAIIERVKYLTSLTNRGKNGKLHHTGIGTEQTSPYESDGSPVFDSDDSSESTSSSGSSGSNNSSIIIENDQNSGSRLGKSSNKNGCCESERFMGSSAPRTRLDGTANRSRLQLSRTRSFTEFGSNTITTKQQFPTRQRHHHA